One genomic window of Pirellulales bacterium includes the following:
- the devC gene encoding ABC transporter permease DevC, giving the protein MLRTPLAWLNLVHDKARTAVALAGVAFAVVLILMQLGFLGSVTTTATMIYDRLKFDVLLVSTQYIDLRSAGTFPRRRLQQAAATEGVERVEPLNLGFSVWRNPETLKDRWILLLAPRDGAETFALAYDERPPYEALARPDQVLIDRRSRKEFGPQAAGVETEVGGQHMTIAGQFTLGTGFAADGAIMVGPEGFLRLLPYRRAETVNLGLIQVDERSSPEAVAARLRARLPDDVLVYTREAINERERHFWLTTTSVGTIFGLGAGIAVLVGVAIVYQVLSSDISNHKAEYATLKAMGYGPRYLSGIILQQAAILGVVGFVPGMLIAWGVYSLANVVANVPIGMTPARAVSVLIMSVVMCGVSGLAALRKVHAADPADLF; this is encoded by the coding sequence TTGCTCCGCACGCCCCTGGCCTGGCTGAACCTGGTGCATGACAAGGCCCGCACCGCCGTGGCCTTGGCCGGCGTGGCCTTTGCCGTCGTATTGATCTTGATGCAGCTCGGATTTCTGGGCTCGGTCACGACGACGGCCACGATGATTTACGACCGGCTGAAGTTCGACGTGCTGTTGGTGTCAACCCAATACATCGATCTGAGATCGGCGGGCACCTTTCCCCGGCGGCGGCTGCAACAGGCAGCGGCGACCGAAGGAGTCGAGCGCGTCGAACCGTTGAACCTGGGCTTCAGCGTGTGGCGCAATCCCGAGACGCTCAAGGACCGCTGGATCTTGCTACTGGCGCCGCGCGACGGCGCGGAAACATTTGCGCTCGCGTACGACGAACGCCCGCCCTATGAAGCGCTCGCGCGGCCGGACCAGGTGCTCATCGATCGCCGCAGCCGCAAGGAATTCGGTCCGCAAGCTGCCGGCGTCGAAACCGAGGTGGGCGGCCAGCACATGACCATCGCCGGGCAATTCACGCTGGGCACTGGCTTTGCCGCCGACGGCGCGATCATGGTCGGGCCCGAGGGTTTTCTGCGGCTCTTGCCCTATCGCCGTGCCGAGACGGTCAACTTGGGGTTGATCCAGGTCGACGAGCGGTCGTCGCCCGAGGCCGTCGCCGCGCGGCTACGTGCGCGGCTGCCCGACGACGTGCTCGTGTATACCCGCGAGGCGATTAACGAGCGCGAGCGGCATTTCTGGCTCACGACGACCTCGGTCGGCACGATCTTCGGCCTCGGCGCGGGAATCGCAGTGCTGGTCGGCGTGGCAATCGTGTACCAGGTGCTGTCGAGCGACATCTCGAACCACAAGGCCGAGTATGCCACGCTCAAAGCGATGGGGTACGGTCCGCGTTACCTGTCCGGGATCATTCTCCAGCAGGCGGCCATCTTGGGCGTCGTCGGGTTTGTGCCCGGAATGTTGATCGCCTGGGGCGTGTACTCACTGGCCAACGTCGTGGCGAACGTTCCGATCGGCATGACGCCGGCGCGGGCCGTGTCGGTGTTGATCATGTCGGTGGTGATGTGTGGGGTCTCGGGCCTGGCGGCGCTGCGCAAGGTGCATGCGGCCGATCCGGCCGACTTGTTTTGA
- the devC gene encoding ABC transporter permease DevC codes for MLRRTPLAWKNLTHDPRRLLIAAVGIGFAVLLMTTQLGFLNAMSDSNVELLVKLRADIVLRSGSRYTLAQRKGFPRRRLAQAAAVPGVVVALPLYLEQNLSVWRNPADGIDRAIRVIGVDLDQELLELDWQPEVRDALRRPFTLASDRRSKREFGNLAPGAVSELSGQRAEIVGQFTLGTDFLADGSLLTNQDNFERYFPLRNPDGETLDDVDLGVVRVAADADPDEVLARLRHILPADVEALSKDAIVAGEREFWRKSTPIGFVFGLGTAMGFLVGVIICYQVLYTDIADHMAEFATLKAMGYRARYFLQLVLEESVLLSLFGFLPGILVSLAVFGWLGDWTGLLMRLTPPRMATVLALTMLMCMASGMLALRKLMAADPAELFR; via the coding sequence ATGTTGCGGCGAACTCCCCTGGCCTGGAAAAACCTGACGCACGATCCGCGGCGACTGTTGATCGCCGCGGTGGGCATCGGTTTTGCCGTGCTGCTGATGACCACGCAGCTCGGGTTCTTGAACGCTATGTCCGACAGCAACGTCGAGCTGCTCGTCAAGCTGCGGGCCGACATCGTGCTGCGCAGCGGCAGCCGGTATACGCTGGCCCAGCGCAAAGGCTTTCCGCGCCGGCGGCTGGCGCAGGCCGCCGCGGTTCCCGGCGTGGTGGTCGCGTTGCCCTTGTATCTCGAACAGAATCTGTCGGTGTGGCGCAACCCAGCCGATGGCATCGATCGTGCGATTCGCGTGATTGGCGTCGACCTGGATCAAGAGCTGCTCGAACTCGACTGGCAGCCGGAGGTGCGCGACGCCCTGCGACGCCCGTTCACCCTAGCAAGCGACCGGCGTTCGAAGCGCGAGTTCGGCAACCTGGCCCCCGGGGCGGTCTCCGAGCTATCGGGCCAGCGGGCGGAGATCGTCGGGCAGTTTACGCTGGGCACGGACTTTCTGGCCGACGGCAGCCTGCTCACGAACCAGGACAACTTCGAGCGTTACTTTCCGCTGCGCAATCCGGACGGCGAAACGCTGGACGATGTCGACCTGGGGGTGGTGCGCGTGGCCGCCGACGCCGACCCGGACGAGGTCCTGGCCCGCTTGCGGCACATCTTGCCGGCCGACGTCGAAGCGCTGTCGAAGGACGCCATCGTGGCCGGCGAGCGCGAGTTCTGGCGCAAGAGTACGCCGATCGGCTTCGTCTTCGGGCTGGGCACGGCCATGGGGTTCCTGGTCGGCGTGATCATCTGCTACCAGGTGCTCTATACGGACATCGCCGACCACATGGCCGAGTTTGCCACGCTCAAAGCGATGGGCTATCGCGCGCGGTACTTCTTGCAGCTCGTGCTCGAAGAGTCGGTGCTGCTGTCGCTCTTTGGCTTTCTTCCCGGCATCCTGGTGAGCCTGGCCGTCTTCGGCTGGCTGGGCGACTGGACCGGGCTGCTGATGCGACTCACTCCGCCGCGGATGGCGACGGTGCTCGCGCTGACGATGCTGATGTGCATGGCCTCGGGGATGTTAGCGTTGCGAAAACTCATGGCGGCCGACCCGGCGGAGCTGTTTCGATGA